The stretch of DNA GGAGCGGCGACCCTGGCGGCGTTGTGGGGCTAGCCTGGCCGCATGCTTGTGGCCTTCTCCGTGTCCCCGACCACCACTGACGCGCCCGACGGCTCGGTCTCCGAGGCGGTGGCCCGAGCCGTGCGCGTGGTGCGCGACTCGGGCCTGCCCTATGAGATGACCTCGATGTTCACCACGATCGAGGGCGAGTGGGACGAGTGCATGGACGTGGTCAAGCGGGCCTGCGAGGCGGTCGCCGAGGTGAGTCCGCGCGTGGCGCTCGTCCT from Actinomyces sp. Marseille-P3109 encodes:
- a CDS encoding MTH1187 family thiamine-binding protein → MLVAFSVSPTTTDAPDGSVSEAVARAVRVVRDSGLPYEMTSMFTTIEGEWDECMDVVKRACEAVAEVSPRVALVLKADIRPGWTGQMTAKVERVEARLRQAD